The window TCAAATTTATGTCACACGCGACGACATTGGTGAAGAAGCCTACAACGATTTCAAACATTGGGACTTGGGCGACATCGTGGCCGCTGAGGGCTACTTGTTCAAAACCAAAATGGGCGAGCTGTCATTGCATGCCTCCAGTGTTCGCATGCTCACCAAGAGCTTGCGCCCTATGCCCGACAAGTTCCATGGTGTAGCCGATCAAGAAATCAAATACCGTCAACGCTATGTTGACTTGATGATGGACGAAGACGCGCGCAAACGCTTTACGGCGCGCAGCAAAGCTGTCAGTGGCATTCGCGACTTCATGGTCAAGCACAACTTCCTAGAAGTTGAAACGCCCATGCTGCACCCCATTCCTGGCGGTGCCAATGCACGTCCCTTTGCCACACATCACAACGCACTCGACCAAGAAATGTTCTTGCGCATTGCGCCAGAGTTGTATCTCAAGCGTTTGCTGGTGGGCGGTTTTGAGCGTGTGTTCGAAATCAACCGCAACTTCCGCAACGAAGGTATTTCCGTTCGCCACAACCCCGAATTCACCATGATGGAGTTCTATGCGGCGTATTGGAACTACCAAGACTTGATGGGCTTTACCGAAGAATTGATTCGCGATGCCGCCATGAATGCCGTGGGCCATTTGCAACTGAGCTATGCCGGCAAACCGGTCGACTTGGCCAAGCCATTTGCACGCCTCACTATTCGTGAAGCCATTGTGAAACACACTGAGGCTGGCGACAAAGTGGACGACGCGGCATGGCTCACTCAAGCCCTGCAAAAGCTGGGCATGAGTGAAGCCAAGAACAACCTGTCTAAGAAATCATTGGCCGGTTTGCAGGTGTTGTACTTCGAAGAAACCGTGGAAGAAAAACTGTGGGAGCCCACGTTCATCATGGAGCACCCCACCGAAATTTCCCCCTTGGCCCGCGCCAACGATGAGCGCCCAGAAGTGACCGAGCGTTTTGAGCTCTACATCACAGGCCGTGAATTTGGTAACGGCTTCTCTGAGTTGAACGACGCCGAAGACCAAGTGGCGCGCTTCCAAGCACAAGTGGATGCCAAAGACAGCGGCGACGATGAGGCCATGTACTTTGACCACGACTTTGTGCGTGCCTTGGAATACGGCATGCCACCTGCTGGCGGTTGCGGCATTGGCATTGACCGCTTGATGATGCTGCTGACTGACAGCCCGAGCATTCGCGATGTGATTTTATTCCCTGCACTTAAGCGAGAACAAGAATAAAAAATAGCGCCTCAGGCGCTATTTTTTATGTACTTCAATGCTTAGGTAACTGATCTTGTGGGCGTGCCACATTTGGCACTTCCTTGACCTCTACGTCCACCACATCTGCATCATTTTTTGCGCCAACGCCCCAGCCACCAAATGGCGATTTGCTGCGGGCCATGTCTTGGTAACGTTGCCACACCACAGCCACTTCAGGCTTGCGGCCACGCACCAAGGACCACAGGGCGCCAAACAACAAAGTGAACAGCAACACGCAAAGCATGCCGAGCACAAATACCAGCCCCAGCAAACTGAAGAAGACTTTGAAAATCCAAGCAACGAATTGCATATCAGGGCAAGCAGGCTAAGGCTTGTTGGTAATTGACCGAGCGGACCAAATCATCCCAAGCCAGTGCAGGCGATGAAGGCAACAGTGCCAAACGGCGTGCTTCACTGACTTCATCAGGCTGCCACCAGCCTTTCACTTGGGCTTCTGCCAGGCCATCCAAGACCTCGTCGATGACTTTGCTTCCCTTCAATGATTGATTGCACAGCAACGCCAAGTCACAACCCGCCTGAAGTGCAGCCAAGGCACCTTGCGAGAAGCTGATGGCTTGACCGTCTAATACTCGCGCCCCAGCCATGGACAAATCATCACTGAATACAGCTCCTGTAAATTCCAACTGCTCTCGCAAAATACCTTGAATCCAAGTGGCAGAAAAACCAGCAGGTCGTGAATCAATTTTGGGGTAAATCACATGGGCTGGCATCACGGCCGTCAATTCGTTGGTCAGCCACTCATAAGGCTTGGCATCGCCTTTCAAAATGGCTTTGAGGCTGCGCTTGTCGATGGGCATGTCCACATGGGAGTCCGCCTTGACATAGCCGTGACCCGGAAAGTGTTTGCCACAGTTGCCCATGCCAGCACGCCGCAAACCATGCATCAGGCTATTGGCCAAAAAGCTCACATGTCTGGGATCGCGGTGGAAAGCGCGGTCGCCAATGACACTGCTTTCGCTGTAATCTAAATCGAGCACCGGCGTGAAACTGAAATCCACACCACAGGCACGCAACTCTGCTGCCAATAAGTAACCCACAGCAGAGGCTGCCTGACAGGCTTTCAAGACGCCTTCGCCTTCAAGCCCCTTGCCATCTTGTGACCACATCTCACCCAAGCGACGCATGGCTGGCAAATGCGTAAAGCCATCAGTTCTAAAGCGCTGCACTCGGCCGCCCTCATGGTCCACGCAAATGAGCAAGTCTTTTCGTACCGCTTTGATCTCAGCACACAAAGCTGTGAGCTGCGGCCGACTTTGCCAATTGCGGCCAAACAAAATGATGCCGCCAGTTAAAGGATTTTTCAGGCGCTTTTTGTCTTGCGCTGTGAGCGCGTGACCTTCAATGTCAATGATGAGTGGTGCTTGAATGTTCATGCCGTTCTTTCCACCACGCAATAACTACCGGCGTAATCCGCCTCGTCCGTCACGCTGATGTGTGCTTTTAAATGTTGGGACTCAAACCACGTTTTCAAGGCACCATGCAAAATAATCACGGGTTGCCCAGAGGGCAGTTTGCCAATTTCGCAAGAGCGCCAGGTCATGGGCATTCTCATGCCCATGCCAATGGCTTTGCTAAAAGCCTCTTTGGCAGAAAACCGAGTTGCCACATAGCGCACGCCACGTTCTGGCCACCTTGCGCCACGTGCTTTGTAGGTGACAAATTCGGCGTCACTCAAGACTTTTTGAGCAAAGCGATCACCATGCTTCTCCAAGCTAGCTCGGATACGCCTCACGTCACACAGGTCGGTCCCAATGCCGTAAATCATGGCCTGGCTCCTGCTATCGGCCTAAGGCCTTCAAATAGCCGCGAACAGTGGCCCCATAGCCAACTTCCAATGCATCAGCAATTAATGCGTGACCAATGGAAACCTCCAACAGGCCCGGTACTGCTTGTGCAAATG is drawn from Limnohabitans sp. 103DPR2 and contains these coding sequences:
- the lysS gene encoding lysine--tRNA ligase produces the protein MSDTPAENQTTPVVDENQLIAERRSKLKALREAQAQGKGVAFPNDFKPEDRAEPLTLAHGEKAAEALKGEGVTPVKAKIAGRMMLKRVMGKASFATLQDATGRFQIYVTRDDIGEEAYNDFKHWDLGDIVAAEGYLFKTKMGELSLHASSVRMLTKSLRPMPDKFHGVADQEIKYRQRYVDLMMDEDARKRFTARSKAVSGIRDFMVKHNFLEVETPMLHPIPGGANARPFATHHNALDQEMFLRIAPELYLKRLLVGGFERVFEINRNFRNEGISVRHNPEFTMMEFYAAYWNYQDLMGFTEELIRDAAMNAVGHLQLSYAGKPVDLAKPFARLTIREAIVKHTEAGDKVDDAAWLTQALQKLGMSEAKNNLSKKSLAGLQVLYFEETVEEKLWEPTFIMEHPTEISPLARANDERPEVTERFELYITGREFGNGFSELNDAEDQVARFQAQVDAKDSGDDEAMYFDHDFVRALEYGMPPAGGCGIGIDRLMMLLTDSPSIRDVILFPALKREQE
- the nagZ gene encoding beta-N-acetylhexosaminidase, whose amino-acid sequence is MNIQAPLIIDIEGHALTAQDKKRLKNPLTGGIILFGRNWQSRPQLTALCAEIKAVRKDLLICVDHEGGRVQRFRTDGFTHLPAMRRLGEMWSQDGKGLEGEGVLKACQAASAVGYLLAAELRACGVDFSFTPVLDLDYSESSVIGDRAFHRDPRHVSFLANSLMHGLRRAGMGNCGKHFPGHGYVKADSHVDMPIDKRSLKAILKGDAKPYEWLTNELTAVMPAHVIYPKIDSRPAGFSATWIQGILREQLEFTGAVFSDDLSMAGARVLDGQAISFSQGALAALQAGCDLALLCNQSLKGSKVIDEVLDGLAEAQVKGWWQPDEVSEARRLALLPSSPALAWDDLVRSVNYQQALACLP
- the acpS gene encoding holo-ACP synthase, which gives rise to MIYGIGTDLCDVRRIRASLEKHGDRFAQKVLSDAEFVTYKARGARWPERGVRYVATRFSAKEAFSKAIGMGMRMPMTWRSCEIGKLPSGQPVIILHGALKTWFESQHLKAHISVTDEADYAGSYCVVERTA